The following are from one region of the Coffea eugenioides isolate CCC68of chromosome 2, Ceug_1.0, whole genome shotgun sequence genome:
- the LOC113763854 gene encoding pyridoxal reductase, chloroplastic-like → MALSVWMPASISISAPPTWYVKCSGAKASTADSIIPSSLLNSLKTLKFPRFWPWQKVKIGPLTVSPMGFGTWAWGNQLLWGYQESMDSQLQDTFNLALENGINFFDTADSYGTGKLNGQSERLLGKFIREFQGRKAFQDDIVIATKFAAYPWRLTPGQFVNACKSSLHRMQIEQIGIGQLHWSTANYAPLQERALWDGLVAMHEKGLVRAVGVSNYGPKQLLKIHDYLKARGVPLCSAQVQFSLLSMGRDQMEIKKLCDSLGIRLISYSPLGLGMLTGKYSPSNLPQGPRGLLFRQILPGLEPLLSSLKEIAEKRRKTMSQVAINWCICKGTIPIPGVKSVKQAEENLGALGWQLSADELSQLEYGALESPSKMIQNIFQTS, encoded by the exons ATGGCTCTCTCAGTCTGGATGCCCGCATCAATATCAATCTCAGCACCACCCACGTGGTATGTTAAATGCAGCGGAGCTAAAGCTTCAACAGCAGACTCCATTATCCCATCATCACTCTTAAATTCCCTGAAGACCCTCAAATTCCCTCGTTTCTGGCCTTGGCAAAAG GTAAAGATTGGTCCTCTGACAGTGTCACCCATGGGGTTTGGGACTTGGGCATGGGGGAACCAGCTTCTGTGGGGTTATCAGGAATCAATGGACTCTCAGCTTCAGGACACTTTCAATCTTGCCCTGGAGAAtgggattaatttctttgatacTGCTGATTCTTATGGAACTGGGAAGTTGAATGGACAAAGCGAGAGACTTCTTGGCAAATTCATCCGCGAGTTTCAAG gAAGAAAGGCATTCCAAGATGATATTGTCATTGCAACAAAGTTTGCTGCATATCCATGGCGTCTAACACCTGGACAATTTGTCAACGCTTGCAA GTCTTCTCTGCATCGGATGCAAATTGAACAAATAGGAATTGGACAGCTGCACTGGTCAACTGCCAATTATGCTCCTCTTCAAGAGCGAGCTCTTTGGGATGGTTTGGTTGCAATGCATGAGAAG GGTTTAGTTCGGGCAGTTGGTGTGAGCAATTATGGGCCAAAACAACTTCTGAAAATACATGATTACCTTAAAGCCAGGGGAGTTCCTTTATGCTCTGCACAG GTTCAGTTTTCACTGCTTAGCATGGGAAGGGACCAAATGGAGATCAAGAAGTTATGTGATTCTTTGGGTATTAGATTGATTTCGTATAGTCCTTTGGGGCTTGGGATGCTAACCGGGAAATACAGCCCTTCTAATCTTCCTCAGGGACCTAG GGGCCTACTATTTAGACAAATCCTGCCCGGATTGGAGCCCTTACTAAGTTCATTAAAAGAAATTGCCGAGAAAAGACGGAAAACTATGTCACAG GTTGCTATAAACTGGTGCATCTGCAAAGGAACAATTCCAATTCCGGGAGTCAAGTCAGTCAAACAGGCCGAGGAGAATTTAGGTGCCCTTGGTTGGCAACTCTCTGCAGACGAGTTATCTCAATTAGAATATGGTGCCCTTGAATCTCCCAGCAAAATGATTCAAAACATTTTTCAGACCAGCTAA